From the Rhizobium sp. SL42 genome, the window TCCCATGCCGGTCCACCGAAAACGGAAAGCCAGTTGTTCGGCGCCGTGCCATCCGGTTTTGCCGCAGCCCAGACATACCAATCTGCTTTTGGATTGTCGCGGCTGGCTCTGCTCTCCTTGAACCACGGATGCTGGTCGGATGTGTGGGAGATCACCTGGTCGATCATCACCTTCAGCCCCAGCCGATGCGCCTCCTTCATCATCGCGTCGAAATCGGCCAGCGTTCCGAACATCGGGTCGACATCGCAGTAGTCCGACACGTCATAACCCATGTCCGCCATCGGCGAGGTGAAGAAGGGCGACAGCCAGATCGCATCGACACCGAGCGAAGCGATATAGGGCAGCCGCTCCGTGATGCCCTTGATGTCACCGATGCCGTCGCCATTGGTATCCTGGAAGGAACGCGGATAGACCTGATAGATCACCGCCCCGCGCCACCAGTCCTGATTGGTTGCCGTGGCTGCAGTCTTGGAGGTGGTCTTGGTCATGGAACAATCCTTCTGGCGGGAATCAGCGGCCGATGGCGGTCGGCTCACTATAGGTGAGCATATCGGCTGCGCGAGCGACAATTCGGCAGTCCCGTAAAGACTGACATCAGGCTGTAATGTTCCACCGCCATATCGTTTGCAGGAAAAACTTGCAGGAATCGCTCCAACCCCGTGATGCGATTCCGGAAAATGCGATCCGCCATGCCGAGACTGACCATCGTCACCGATGCCTGGCACCCGCAGGTGAACGGCGTGGTGCGCTCGATCGAAAATACCAATCGTGAACTTGTCAAGATGGGCGTCACCGTTAGCATGGTCACGCCCGAGCCGTTCTCGAGCGTCCCCATGCCGACCTACCCGGAAATCCGTCTGTCGCTCGCCACGCCGGGACAGGTGGGGCGGATGATAAAGAGCCAGCAGCCGGACTATGTGCATATCGCGACCGAGGGCCCGCTCGGCTTGATGGCCCGGCATTGGTGCATCCGTAATAAGCAGCCGTTTTCCACCAGCTACCACACCCGTTTTCCGGAATATGTCGCGGCCCGACTGCCGATCCGCGCATCCTGGCTCTATGCCTATGTGCGCTGGTTCCACAATCGCGGCGGCGCCTGCATGGTGGCAACCGAAAGTCTGCGGCGGGAACTTGTGGGCCTTGGCGTAAAAAACCTCTGCCTGTGGAGCCGCGGCATCGACACCCGGAACTTCCATCCGCGCCTGAAAAGCGAAAAGCCGTTCGGCCTGCCCCGCCCGATCTTCATGACAGTCGGTCGGGTCGCGGTGGAGAAAAACCTCTCGGCCTTCCTCGATCTCGATCTGCCCGGTTCGAAAGTGGTGGTCGGCGATGGTCCAGCCCGCGCCGAATTGCAGGCCCGTTATCCGGATGTGCATTTCACCGGCGTCAAGCATGGCGACGACCTCGCCCGCGCCTATGCCGAGGCGGACGTCTTCGTCTTCCCTTCGAAAACGGATACTTTCGGCAACACGATCCTCGAAGCGCTGGCATCCGGTGTTCCGGTCGCAGCCTATCCAGTGACGGGTCCCGTCGACATCATTCCGCAAGGCTCGACAGCCGGCGCCCTCGACGATGATCTGCTGGTTGCCTGCCTCAGCGCCTTGCAGGCGTCACCGGAGGCAGCCCGGGCACTGGCTGAAACCTATTCCTGGCAGGCGGCAACGGAACAGTTCTTCGACAATGTCGTGGAAGCTAGAACGCAGAGGCGCAAACGCGGCCTGCGGCAACGGCTCGGCACAAGATCTGCCGATGCCGATGCCGTCTAGCAAGCGCGGTTAGCGCCTTCTCTTGCGATTTTCGAACGGGTTGTCGCTCGCCTTGAAATGGATGCGGATCGGAACGCCCGGCATCTCGAAATCATTTCGCAGTCCGTTCGTCAGGTAGCGGATATAGCTTTCCGGAACAGCTTCCGGCCGCGTGCACGAAATCATGAATGCCGGCGGGCGAGCCTTGATCTGCGTCATGTATTTCAGCTTCAGACGGCGCCCGGAGACGGCCGGTGGCGGATGCTGGATCTGCTGGCTGTCGAGCCAGCGATTGAGCCTGGCTGTCGAAATGCGGCGGTTCCACACGCGGTCGGTATCGATCACCGCCTGCATCAGCTTGTCGAGGCCATAGCCGGTCTGGCCGGACATGGGAACCGCACGGATACCGCGCGCCTGCGGCAAGAGACGCTCGGTCTTTTCGCGCAGGTCTGCCAGAAACGCCTGCGGATCCTCGACGAGGTCCCATTTGTTGAAGGCGAGAACCGCAGCGCGGCCTTCGCGGATCACAAGATCCACCAGCTGCAGATCCTGCTTTTCGAACGGAATGGTCGAATCGAAGACGATCACGACGGTTTCGGCAAAGCGGATCGAGCGCAGCGAATCCGCCACGGAAAGCTTCTCGAGCTTCTCCTGGACGCGCGCCTTCTTGCGCATGCCGGCGGTGTCGAACATCTTGATCATCCGGCCGCGCCAGTCCCACTCGACCGAGATGCTGTCGCGGGTAATGCCGGCTTCCGGTCCCGTCAAAAGACGGTCTTCGCCGAGGAAACGGTTGATCAGTGTCGACTTTCCGGCATTGGGGCGACCGATGATCGCCACGCGCAGCGGCTTGCTGTCGTCGTATTCCGGCTCGTAGTCTTCGTCGAATTCCTCGTCGTCGCGAAGGTCGACATCGGTTTCCGGCTCTTCGATCTCTTCCGGGAAGGCCACGTCCTCGCCGATTGCCTCGACGATGGCATCGCGCAGATCGATCATGCCCTGGCCATGTTCGGCCGAGATCGGAACCGGTTCGCCAAGCCCGAGCGTATAGGCGTCATAGAAACCGCCGTCGGAACCCTTGGCTTCCGACTTGTTGGCCACCAGAACCACCGGCTTGCCACGACGACGCAGCAGTTCGCCAAATGTCTTGTCGAGCGGCGTCAGGCCGTACTTGGCATCGACCACGAACAGCGTCAGATCCGCATCGTCGATCGCCATTTCGGTCTGGGCGCGCATGCGGCCTTCGAGCGTATCGGGACCAGTCTCTTCCAGACCGGCGGTATCGATGATGGTGAAACGCAGGTCCACGAGCTTGGCATCGCCCGGACGCCGGTCGCGCGTGACCCCCGGCGTGTCATCGACAAGCGCCAGCTTCTTGCCAACCAGACGGTTGAACAGCGTCGACTTGCCGACATTCGGGCGCCCGACGATGGCGACGGTGAAACTCATGAAACTTCGTCCTTCCGGGCGCATGCGCCCAAGCTGGCTTACGGCGCCTTGCCGGAAGCCGTGATGTTGTCGAGAAGCATCTGGGCGCGGTTCGCAACATTGCGCGGCGCCTCGGCATCCTCGGTGATCTGTTCGAACCATTCGCGGGCCCGGGTCATGTCGCCAGCCTTGTAAGCGGAAAGACCGAGCGCTTCGCGTGCGCCGTGGCGCAGGGCATTGGTCGGCGTTGCCATGGCTTCGACCTCAGCCGAAACCTGCTCATAAGTGCCGGCATCGACCAGCAGCCAGGCGGCACGGATCTTGGCCGTGTTGCGGATGATCTCCGGCACGGATGTATCCTGACTGATGGCCTGGAACGACGAAACCGCCGCAGCCTGGTCACCCTTCTGGCCGAGAACTGTTGCAGCCCGAAAACGGGCAAGCACGCCATAGGCGCCATAGCCATCCTGCTCGAGCGCCTTCAAGGCAGCTTCCGCCTCGTCATTCTTGCCCTGGTCCGCAAGGCTGAGCGCCGCCAGGAACTTGTCGCCGGCATCCGAAGCCTGGGTCGAGTGCCAATGGTTCCACAGCCGGTGACCGGCTGTGCCGACAACGATCAGCACCGCGGCGGCGATGATGAACCGGCTGTAGCGCTTCCAGGCATTGCGCACCTGGTCGGAGCGCAGCTCCTCGTTCACTTCGCGGATAAAGCTGTCGTTGTTGTCAACCATACTCATTCCCGGACACTGCCGGCCTTTCCATGCATTTCACTGCGTGAGCGGCCTTCTAACCGATTTTTGCCCGCTTGTAAGGGGAAAACCGTCAAAAGACTTCAGGCTCACATGGCAAGCGGTGCAACACCGATCAAGATCTCGTGCAGCCAGAAGGTGATCAGCGCCCAAAGCGCGATGCCGCCGACCACGGCATAGGCGTCGAACCTGACCGACACGAATGCCTGAGGCACGATCTCGCCGGCCCGCAGACGGCGCTTGTAGTTGATCCGCAACACGACGCCCCAGGCGAGAAACGCGACAAACAGCAGCACCGAGCGAAGATCGCCGTTCGACAGCAGATGCGCCAGCGCCCAGATCTTTACCGCCAGCACCACCGGATGCTTGGTCTTCATGGCGATGTGACCGGCCG encodes:
- a CDS encoding tetratricopeptide repeat protein codes for the protein MVDNNDSFIREVNEELRSDQVRNAWKRYSRFIIAAAVLIVVGTAGHRLWNHWHSTQASDAGDKFLAALSLADQGKNDEAEAALKALEQDGYGAYGVLARFRAATVLGQKGDQAAAVSSFQAISQDTSVPEIIRNTAKIRAAWLLVDAGTYEQVSAEVEAMATPTNALRHGAREALGLSAYKAGDMTRAREWFEQITEDAEAPRNVANRAQMLLDNITASGKAP
- a CDS encoding NnrU family protein; the encoded protein is MTLLILGIILFIGVHMIRVVVPGFRQAMIAKLGRGGWGGLHSVLSIGSLAVLVWGYAAAPIVNLWFPPMGMNHLTVTLMLFASICLVAGLLPAGHIAMKTKHPVVLAVKIWALAHLLSNGDLRSVLLFVAFLAWGVVLRINYKRRLRAGEIVPQAFVSVRFDAYAVVGGIALWALITFWLHEILIGVAPLAM
- a CDS encoding glycosyltransferase family 4 protein, whose protein sequence is MPRLTIVTDAWHPQVNGVVRSIENTNRELVKMGVTVSMVTPEPFSSVPMPTYPEIRLSLATPGQVGRMIKSQQPDYVHIATEGPLGLMARHWCIRNKQPFSTSYHTRFPEYVAARLPIRASWLYAYVRWFHNRGGACMVATESLRRELVGLGVKNLCLWSRGIDTRNFHPRLKSEKPFGLPRPIFMTVGRVAVEKNLSAFLDLDLPGSKVVVGDGPARAELQARYPDVHFTGVKHGDDLARAYAEADVFVFPSKTDTFGNTILEALASGVPVAAYPVTGPVDIIPQGSTAGALDDDLLVACLSALQASPEAARALAETYSWQAATEQFFDNVVEARTQRRKRGLRQRLGTRSADADAV
- the der gene encoding ribosome biogenesis GTPase Der — protein: MSFTVAIVGRPNVGKSTLFNRLVGKKLALVDDTPGVTRDRRPGDAKLVDLRFTIIDTAGLEETGPDTLEGRMRAQTEMAIDDADLTLFVVDAKYGLTPLDKTFGELLRRRGKPVVLVANKSEAKGSDGGFYDAYTLGLGEPVPISAEHGQGMIDLRDAIVEAIGEDVAFPEEIEEPETDVDLRDDEEFDEDYEPEYDDSKPLRVAIIGRPNAGKSTLINRFLGEDRLLTGPEAGITRDSISVEWDWRGRMIKMFDTAGMRKKARVQEKLEKLSVADSLRSIRFAETVVIVFDSTIPFEKQDLQLVDLVIREGRAAVLAFNKWDLVEDPQAFLADLREKTERLLPQARGIRAVPMSGQTGYGLDKLMQAVIDTDRVWNRRISTARLNRWLDSQQIQHPPPAVSGRRLKLKYMTQIKARPPAFMISCTRPEAVPESYIRYLTNGLRNDFEMPGVPIRIHFKASDNPFENRKRRR